One Mangrovimonas cancribranchiae DNA segment encodes these proteins:
- a CDS encoding glycosyltransferase family 2 protein → MQNNLISILTPFKNTTKYLPECIESILKQTYTNWELIIVDDGSTDNSYEVVKAYAELDNRIKLFKSDGVGIIEALRFALSKANGELITRMDSDDIMPNYKLEKLRESLVKHGKSHVALGLVRYFNETGISNGYLKYEKWLNKLTMKGRNFSEIYKECVIPSPCWMVYKSDLLHCEAFNPNRYPEDYDLTFRFYKYGLTCIPCDTILHHWRDYGSRTSRTHEHYAQNYFLDIKLNYFLEIDYDNKRPLAIWGAGFKGKHIAKSLISKNIPFFWICNNPNKINKKVYKQPMLPFEYLKQLENPQSIITVANTKQQTIIKTYFNDLKMTAMDDYFFFC, encoded by the coding sequence ATGCAGAACAATCTTATTAGTATCCTTACGCCTTTTAAAAACACTACCAAATACCTTCCAGAATGTATAGAATCTATTCTAAAACAAACGTATACAAACTGGGAACTTATTATTGTTGATGATGGCTCTACAGATAATAGTTATGAAGTTGTAAAGGCTTATGCCGAACTCGATAACCGTATAAAATTGTTTAAATCGGATGGCGTTGGTATTATTGAAGCTTTACGATTTGCATTGTCTAAAGCCAACGGAGAGCTTATTACACGCATGGATAGTGACGATATTATGCCAAACTATAAGCTTGAAAAACTTAGAGAAAGTCTAGTAAAACACGGTAAAAGTCATGTCGCATTAGGACTTGTTAGGTATTTTAATGAAACTGGTATAAGTAACGGGTATTTAAAATATGAGAAATGGCTTAATAAACTTACCATGAAAGGACGCAATTTTTCTGAAATTTATAAAGAATGTGTTATTCCTTCCCCTTGTTGGATGGTTTATAAAAGCGACTTATTACACTGTGAAGCATTTAACCCAAATCGCTATCCAGAAGATTATGATTTAACTTTCAGGTTTTATAAATATGGTTTAACATGTATTCCTTGTGATACTATTTTGCATCATTGGCGTGATTATGGTTCTCGTACGTCAAGAACTCACGAACATTACGCTCAAAATTACTTTTTAGATATCAAGCTTAACTATTTTTTAGAAATAGATTACGATAACAAGAGACCTTTAGCCATTTGGGGCGCAGGATTTAAAGGAAAACATATAGCTAAAAGCTTAATTAGCAAAAACATTCCCTTTTTCTGGATTTGTAACAACCCTAATAAAATAAATAAAAAAGTGTACAAGCAACCTATGTTGCCTTTCGAGTATCTTAAGCAGCTAGAAAATCCGCAAAGTATTATAACTGTTGCCAATACAAAGCAACAAACTATAATAAAGACCTATTTTAATGATTTAAAAATGACTGCAATGGACGATTACTTTTTTTTCTGCTAA